A window of Bacteroidota bacterium contains these coding sequences:
- a CDS encoding saccharopine dehydrogenase C-terminal domain-containing protein, with the protein MKAVVIGAGMMGSALAYDLAQAIDIEEILLADINFERASNAAKNINNKVKPEKIDANSYEDIVELMTGADAVISATSYSLNYILTTAAIEAGVHFLDLGGNNDVVKKQLLLNRQAREAQVCVLPNCGLAPGLVNILAIAGAKKFDTVDEINLRVGGLPQHPQPPLNYQLVFSAEGLLNEYTEPAEVVRNGNIISVNSLDDVEEIIFPQPFGALEAFNTSGGISTLCNYFRGKVRELDYKTIRYKGHCNKFKLLIDLGFASSEALMIGNTVKTARELFIEMLTNKLDYKDEDCILLRATIQGHINGEKKSLVYEMIDYFDKPTRISAMMRTTSFPTSIIALMLMRGEIKAHGVMPPEECVPADKLLEELKMRNINISQTFVEGE; encoded by the coding sequence ATGAAGGCAGTTGTAATAGGTGCTGGAATGATGGGAAGCGCCCTGGCTTACGACCTTGCACAAGCAATCGACATCGAAGAAATATTGTTGGCAGATATAAATTTTGAACGTGCGTCGAATGCTGCTAAAAATATTAATAATAAAGTTAAGCCGGAAAAAATCGATGCAAATTCTTATGAAGATATTGTTGAATTGATGACCGGTGCTGATGCAGTAATCAGCGCAACGTCGTACTCGCTGAATTATATTTTGACAACGGCAGCAATTGAAGCAGGAGTTCACTTCCTTGACCTCGGCGGTAATAACGATGTTGTAAAAAAACAGCTTCTACTTAACAGGCAGGCACGCGAGGCTCAGGTTTGTGTGCTGCCGAATTGTGGCTTGGCTCCCGGACTTGTAAATATTTTAGCAATAGCTGGGGCGAAAAAGTTCGATACTGTTGACGAAATCAATCTGCGTGTTGGCGGTTTACCGCAGCATCCGCAGCCGCCTTTGAATTATCAGCTCGTTTTTTCTGCAGAAGGACTGCTAAATGAGTACACCGAACCGGCTGAAGTTGTACGAAATGGCAACATCATATCTGTGAATTCTTTGGACGACGTGGAGGAAATAATTTTTCCACAACCTTTTGGAGCACTGGAAGCTTTTAATACTTCGGGCGGAATATCTACCTTGTGTAATTACTTTCGTGGAAAAGTCCGCGAACTCGATTATAAAACAATCCGGTATAAAGGACATTGCAATAAGTTTAAATTATTAATCGATTTAGGATTTGCCAGTTCCGAAGCGTTGATGATCGGAAATACAGTTAAAACAGCCCGCGAGTTGTTCATCGAAATGCTAACCAATAAATTGGATTACAAAGATGAAGATTGTATCTTGTTGCGTGCAACTATTCAAGGGCATATTAACGGGGAAAAAAAATCGCTCGTGTATGAGATGATAGATTACTTTGATAAGCCGACCCGTATATCGGCAATGATGCGGACGACTTCGTTCCCAACCTCAATCATCGCGCTGATGCTGATGCGTGGTGAAATAAAAGCTCACGGTGTGATGCCCCCCGAAGAATGTGTCCCCGCAGATAAACTTTTAGAAGAATTAAAAATGCGAAACATTAATATATCACAAACGTTTGTTGAAGGTGAATAA